From the Perca fluviatilis chromosome 11, GENO_Pfluv_1.0, whole genome shotgun sequence genome, the window ttacctatgatgaaataaaacaatatagaactgccactgtgtgcacgttttgtgcaacatgcattcaatatggtaattttagctatatgctgaagtatattctggagtgttaaagataaaataataaccgtactgaaccgaaaaccgtgaccctaaaaccgtgatacgaaccgaaccgtgggttttgtgaaccgtaccacccctatgcatttataatggctgataaatgaatatttaaaaaataaaataaaaacgaacgaaacacccttcaacaatgttggcgttgcatagtttgtccaccagagggcactcTACAATAGGGTTGCATAGTGCCCTTTAtttagagagtgtggccaactaggGAATCAAATGTTCTGAGCTATCCCGTTATGCGATTGGTTCCGAGGTAGTCATGTGTTTCGTGGACTCttgaattaaattttttttaaaaatgacataaatcactgaaaaaatgcccaactgttgtgtgtttggctgcaatgaaagacagggaagcggcaaaagatttcacaagtCCCCTCGTGAAGCAAAAAGGCAAAATGTATGGTAGCTGTtcattattgtgtgaggtaaatgtcaatttctctcttcgatatgataacaaattacataggacaaatatagtaatcccattgttaatatgtacatTACTATCAAAAAAGTTATaacactgctttagaaatgaatTGAGTTTGAAGTCAGCcttatgctagcgttagctttttcgctagcactccatgtacctaaatgcttgtgatcttgccatagtcatatggcttttggtctcgaccaagtccaggtgtctttattatcttcataataatattggagggaaagtgaaacacagcttgAACGGGGATGTtgttcggcttttcacaagtttagaccgCTACGCTgatgtttgctaacgttagcgcaacagcgttagcctagcctgctaggtaaatattacaactcccttcggagtttcctatatctgcgtccacgttgtcaacataagacctgtggcgttaccatcattttattgaatgaaatattaagcttcaCTCCTCCTGAGATGGGTGGGTttttgttacgttacacacaaagctagctatagttagcctgtacgtatgctaactggctatagttagcctgtatgcTACCGGACATtagaaaggtaaacactgctCAGAGAGTATTAGGCGACGTGGTCACTCACTACAGTGGGCATTTTTTTTAGGCCCATTTACAATATTGAATATACACTGGAATATTTCTGTAAGGGCCTTTCACATATTGACAAAtgttgataataacatgtatatgcCTGTTGAAGGTGAAAATAAGcgattttatttcaagatagcatattcgccccatagggttacactgtagagtcatctgacgttggtatccaatatggcGCCCATGATTTGAGTTATCCACACTCTCTAAATAAAGGGCACTAGGGTTGCAAAGGGGTGGAAATTTTCTGGTAAATTTCcagaaactttccatggaaagtttagctggggaattttagaaacattccaatttggaaactttcatgggaattaacgggaattaatgggaataaactggatatttttaacATTGCTTTCCATTgaaagtttagctggggaattttagaaacattccaattttgatttactatagttagtgggctatacaattaacacacagGTTAATAATAGCAAtggtttatgtatttttatacattttatttatcagaactttaatatattttttgttgttctgttgtgacaataaaacaaacaagtttatttttaaactgcattatcatattattttagtgaggactcataaataactacaaataacaaATGTTGGGGAAATCTGTTTATCTTTggttacgcgtttctggataaaaaaaaatatatatatatatatttttttttttaatcaccaaatatttgtatcgatatccgccttaaaatcctttatcggtctgGCTCTATTCATTACCCTCATGAGGGTAGCATTTGCAGAGCTGTTGAGTGCATAAttttagctaggtgtacctaataaacaaACAACTGTGTCTGTTAGTCACATTAGATATTCACATTTATATTTTCACTGTAGGACTACACCTGTCCACGCTGTGAATCTGGTTTCATTGAGGAACTGCCTGAGGAAAGAAGGTATGGAATATTATTTTGTGAATTTGATAACTTAGATGTTTAAGTGGATTTCTGAGTCTTAGTTTTTCACATTCTTCACCACTGTGTTCAAGTAGTACTGAAAATGGGTCCGCATCCACGTCCTCCTTCAGTGATCAGAACCGCCCAGCCTTTGAGGTCAGTGTGACTTATTAATTCAGCTTGTCCATGATACATTTTTCCCCCTGCACCATAATTGTGACATTGCCTCTGTCTTTTCTACTAGAGCATGGATCACCAACACTTGTTCACATTTCCCTCCGGGTATGGTCCGTTTGCCCTTGGGATTTTTGATGAGAACTTTGACCTTCGAACGCAGCTACCCACAGAGGACAACCGAGAGACAGAAAataggagagaaagggaaatgGCATCAAGGCAAAGATACAGTGCGCGGCAACCGCGCGGTCGACATGTTCCTCGACGACAGGGTACGCGCCATGAAGGAGTGCCCACATTAGAAGGGTGAGATATTTCAGCAGTAGTGAGTTGGAGGTTGTAGGACACGGGTAAAAAATTTGCTTCTTTTGTGTGAGCAATATGTGCTTCACATGGTAGAAAACACTTAAACAATATTATTTCCAGTTTTAGAATATGTGATATCATGTAGAACTTTGCTTAACTAAAGTGATCTGCTATGCCTCTTGCATAAGCATATTACCTCATAcaaaaaggataaaacacaaaatatctaGTATTACTAATTTAACAAAGATTATTATTCCTATAAATGCCAAACAGCAGATATCTAGCATTACCATTTGTATTGAGTATTAATATATTTCTATGACCATAAAACTATTACTATGTACTAGGGGTGTCaccattttgattttaaatcgAAAAGCAGGATCGGCGATTCccccagtattttttttctctatccACCCCCCCACCTATTTGCACATgtccaaagaaaaaaacaacaacagatacAGCGTACTAGCTCAccagctggtagcatgcagctaaagacacagggtaacgttagcttaccggtAGCCTAAAGCTACCATTTAACAGACACGATGGCCACTCCCGGACTGAGAAACACCAGAACTGGAAAATCCTCCTGCTTCCCTAAAGTCACCGGGGTGGCAACGTTGCCGCATTTGGGCAGAAGGGACTTCGTGGTGTGTTCATGTGCGTCTCGGTAAACTAATGGTGCTTTCAATTGTGCCTCGGTAATTTTGCAAAACTTAAACTGTTGTTGTAAActacccttctgccatctagtggctcttattgtggcattgctgtcactgctgaaaagaaaatgtttaaatcgaatagaatcgtgacacccctaataTGTACAGATATTTTCCATTTGTGTAATTTAGATAAGAATTGTTGAATTCACTGTTGAATTTCTCAGTTTGATTCAAATATTGaaagtaaattttttttaatgttttttccgGATACAGAATTATCCAGCAGCTAGTAAATGGAATCATAGCACCTACAGCCATGCCAAATATGGGGATGGGACCATGGTAAGTATAAGAAACTGTGATGcatgtttgtttacttttttcagtacaattatcatttttttttgacTACCTTCTTGTCTTGCAGGGGTATGCTACATTCCAATCCAATGGACTACGCCTGGGGTGCCAATGGTCTTGATGCTATCATTACACAGgtataaaaagtttttttttttttttttttacatttacagacAGTGGAGATACAACTGCATATCAATTAGGTGGCTACAGTGTCCTAAGAACCTTTTCAATAAAGCCCCAAGCATATTGCTATTTATAATGTCATAATTAATAATTCATAGTATATTTGTATAGTATAAATTATTTTATAGCAACATAATGATACAAGGATCCAAAGTCCTAAGTGTTTTCtacattaagatttttttttattttttttatttgagaatATACAGAACCCCCTTGTTGTCATGCAGATGATCTCACAGCCGTTCATTGGGATTCTGCTCTTTTTCACTTGTAGTTACTGAACCAGTTTGAAAACACGGGTCCCCCTCCTGCAGACAGAGAAAGGATAAAGAGTTTACCCACCATTACCATTACAGAGGAACATGTGGGTAAGTCCAGGTCTCTCTTACTCTCACTCACTCGCTGTCTTTCATCACCTCAACCTTtgtttattcagggaaggttcccAGAGAgtaagcctctcttttgcaggaaaaccctgatcacattcacacagttatacattcatacctggaagcggcccagtacaaccacatcTGCTCGCCACTGCAGCTTGTTGAGGGACAAGCTGCTCATTACCTTTCCATACCTAGATTTTATCCTGccagtctggggattgaaccgacgacctcccggtcacaagctcgcttctctaacctttaggccacataaaaaaagaaaactgtttgTATAGAGGCCTGTAAGCCAATTCAATGCATTATTTTCTCTATTGCCACAAGACAACTGACAATAGTCACCCCTTGAAAAAATGTTCTATCATCACAGACTAATGTGGGGAGATTCCTGTGTATATATACGTATGCATATACACGTCTTTGTCTGCGGTAGtgaagtgctgtaatataatcTTGCAGTGCACTGCCTAAACTCAAATAAACGGAACAGGTGTGGCTGCTATTTTCCATGTAGCTGAAGCATGTGGACGTgggtctctcacacacagacagacagtatgtcattttctgtttgtGCAGGTGCTGGTTTAGAGTGTCCTGTGTGCAAAGAAGACTACAGCGTTCAGGAGAATGTTAGACAACTGCCATGCAATCATTTGTTTCACAATGACTGTATAGTACCGTGGCTGGAACAGGTACGTCTATCTATCACAGATGTCCCAAATAGATCTGCAAGATTGATATCAGACATTGATCATGGTTTTTGATTGGTACCAGCTACACCAAGCTGTTTGGCTATTTAAAGCCCGATTGGCTATTTAAAGCCCGATTTGTCTCTAATAATGTGTTTATTATAACCCATTGTGTTTTGTGAAAACCTTTTTGAAGCTAGTCTTAACGCGCTGCAGTGTGAGCAAGTGAACTGCAAAAcgacacaaataaataaacagcagCCGGCAGTTTCAGTTAACTGTTTTGATAGGGACAGTGTGCCAGtgagcaaaaagaaaagcagcgaTGCTTTGGGTCAAGCAAACTGCAGCTTCGCCTCCGTTTTTGAGACATACCTCTGGTGCTCCCCCCAAGTGCTGTTGTAGGTCGACAAAGTACATTTGAAAAGCTTATAAACATTTGACTGTTTAACTATAAGACCCTATTAAGACACTATAATAACTTGTATGATGGATGTTTTTTCCTCTTGTTGTGTTACATCTGTAGCATAATTTGATACAATTTGATTCTATCCAAAGCAATCATGTGaatttttaaatgcattgaaaATACTCAATGTTTACACAAGTCCCGTTTGTCCTCGTTTCCCACAGCACGATACGTGTCCTGTGTGCAGGAAGAGTCTTAGTGGTCAGAACACCGCCACAGACCCACCAGGGTTATCGGGAATGAACTTCTCTCCTTCgtcctcatcctcttcctcccccaGCTCACCTAGCAATGAGAACGCTGCCAGAAACTCCTAGGTTTTCACCGTCACCTCACAGCTGAAAACCTCACATACGTGCGTCAAACCCAACGGCTCCGAGCTGAAACCAGTCAAACTGTCTCAATTCTAGGGGGGGGCGATATGAGTCGAGCTGAACTCTGAATCTGTTGCAGACTTGAAGTCATCATTCCTCCCCCTGTACTGAATGGACACTGGGGTCCAGCTCCTGCTGCTATTGTTGCCGAGTATTTGAGGAGGTGAGACTGGGCAGTGTTGGAGGATCCAGAAAGGCTGTGAATAATGGTAAAAATGGTTTTGTGACCAGAACTGGAGCAGAGTTTAAGCCAGAGTGGACTGCTTTTTGATGGAGAAATGTCTTTGCCACGAGGCTGAGGCACATTTTATATTGAAAACACAGAatgctctttttttaaacatagccTGTGGAGGTGCAGAGTCCATAGATGTGTAGATAGAGAATTCATTTTCAACGGTCGGCCACTGTACAGCTAGGGGATCAAACTGAAACCTTGTGGGAAGGAAACTGGGTGTATGcatctgatttttatttatttgcactttttttattttgcacaaaATTATGTATGATGTTGAGAATGTGAATTTAGGTAAACTACTGAACAAAACAAAGATTTTGttttatgacttgtttttaTTAGATTCTCTCTTCATCAGAGCGTGGTCCAGTGTATTTGGTGCATCTTGACAAGGTAAAGATCCTCACAGCTCAACAGTGGACACATTCTCTACTTATTTATTGAACCCTTGCCCAAGACAGAAATTGAGcaatgcaaagaaaaaaaagacataaaaaggcATGGGAACATCTTACCTCTATAAAACTGGCCAAATGTGTTGCACAAAACaagtgttttattattttatttactgttttttcgTACAGTCACAATAAAGtgctaaaacaaacaaatgtgtagTTTCTGCTGATAATAGTTTCGAAAAAATGTTATCCTACTTGTGCTGTTTCACAGGAGATGTAATTTTACACATTTAATGATTCAATGTCAATGAAACGGCAATTGTTTTTATTGGATAAAAGACCACAGTCTTGCAGTTTACTTGCcaaggaaagaggaaggaagtaAACCAAATATTCTCCTCGCCTGCTTTTCTCTCGATGAGACTATCTTTGCTCCAACTTCAGTAGATTGTGAACACGTGTTTACCATGTATTTACAAATTGACCCTGTGATATGTCAAACGTTCTTGAAGCCTTTTACTAATCACagtaaagtgatttaaaaatgatgataataataataataataataataatcacaatGCAGCCTCTTACAGCAGTGGCACTTATTTCCTGCCAGGTCCCAAATTTGACCTTATTCCCAATAACAAAAGGTTTTCATGTTTAACTGCCTTACAACATTGAATCAAAGTAGATTTAATGTGGCGTTTTTGACAT encodes:
- the LOC120567603 gene encoding E3 ubiquitin-protein ligase RNF126-like isoform X2, whose translation is MVFPVAKVKFCCVPCCYPSVSYESSCLEMAEAPPRPYRFFCHRCSAEISPRLPDYTCPRCESGFIEELPEERSTENGSASTSSFSDQNRPAFESMDHQHLFTFPSGYGPFALGIFDENFDLRTQLPTEDNRETENRREREMASRQRYSARQPRGRHVPRRQGTRHEGVPTLEGIIQQLVNGIIAPTAMPNMGMGPWGMLHSNPMDYAWGANGLDAIITQLLNQFENTGPPPADRERIKSLPTITITEEHVGAGLECPVCKEDYSVQENVRQLPCNHLFHNDCIVPWLEQHDTCPVCRKSLSGQNTATDPPGLSGMNFSPSSSSSSSPSSPSNENAARNS
- the LOC120567603 gene encoding E3 ubiquitin-protein ligase RNF126-like isoform X1, coding for MVFPVAKVKFCCVPCCYPSVSYESSCLEMAEAPPRPYRFFCHRCSAEISPRLPDYTCPRCESGFIEELPEERSSTENGSASTSSFSDQNRPAFESMDHQHLFTFPSGYGPFALGIFDENFDLRTQLPTEDNRETENRREREMASRQRYSARQPRGRHVPRRQGTRHEGVPTLEGIIQQLVNGIIAPTAMPNMGMGPWGMLHSNPMDYAWGANGLDAIITQLLNQFENTGPPPADRERIKSLPTITITEEHVGAGLECPVCKEDYSVQENVRQLPCNHLFHNDCIVPWLEQHDTCPVCRKSLSGQNTATDPPGLSGMNFSPSSSSSSSPSSPSNENAARNS